In Acipenser ruthenus chromosome 16, fAciRut3.2 maternal haplotype, whole genome shotgun sequence, the following proteins share a genomic window:
- the LOC131697688 gene encoding histone H1.10-like translates to MSAELQETVPAAAAEEAPAAPEKKAVSRAAGAGKKPKSKPASSASSPAKKKKSGKKKTQPGKYSVLVVEALKKLGERSSSLAKIYNEAKKTPWFDQQNGRTYLKYSIKALVQNDSLIQVKGTGANGSFRLNKKKLDALNKKGSSGAPSKTAAAAKKQQPAEKKGKAKKTPLKKDKKPKASPAGAKKKAAKAGASSAVAKPKKAKASSGSAAKKVKKAKKSAKPSVPKVPKAKKA, encoded by the coding sequence ATGTCTGCCGAGCTGCAAGAAACCGTGCCAGCCGCGGCAGCCGAAGAGGCTCCGGCTGCGCCAGAGAAGAAGGCAGTGTCCAGGGCAGCGGGGGCGGGCAAGAAACCCAAGTCCAAGCCCGCATCGTCCGCTTCTTCTCCGGCCAAGAAAAAGAAATCCGGCAAGAAGAAGACTCAGCCGGGCAAGTACAGcgtcctggtggtggaggcgctgaAAAAACTGGGAGAGAGGAGCTCATCCCTGGCGAAGATCTACAACGAGGCCAAAAAGACGCCCTGGTTCGACCAGCAGAACGGGAGAACCTACCTGAAATACTCCATCAAGGCGCTGGTGCAGAACGACTCCCTGATCCAGGTGAAGGGCACCGGGGCGAACGGCTCCTTCAGGCTGAACAAGAAGAAGCTCGACGCGCTGAATAAGAAGGGGTCCAGCGGCGCGCCGTCCAAGACAGCCGCGGCGGCCAAGAAGCAGCAGCCAGCCGAGAAGAAAGGCAAAGCGAAGAAGACTCCGCTCAAGAAGGACAAGAAGCCCAAAGCCAGCCCGGCGGGAGCAAAGAAGAAGGCGGCCAAAGCTGGCGCCTCCTCCGCCGTCGCCAAGCCCAAGAAAGCCAAGGCGAGCAGCGGCAGCGCAGCCAAGAAAGTGAAGAAGGCGAAGAAATCTGCGAAGCCCAGCGTCCCGAAAGTACCCAAGGCGAAGAAAGCGTGA
- the LOC131697689 gene encoding abasic site processing protein HMCES-like, with protein sequence MCGRTACTLAPVEVSSACAYRDRHGRIRRPAWRDRDQDKYRPSYNKNPQSNSPVLVSRRHFSKDAASEERVIAAMRWGLVPSWFRESDPSKMQYSTSNCRSDGMMQKKSYKDPLLRGKRCVILADGFYEWKRQDKEKQPYFIYFPQAKRDEEELLGVEGEDSEEWRGWRLLTMAGLFDCWTPPGGGEPLYTYTIITVEASRAMDWVHDRMPAILDGEEAVRQWLDFGAVKSLEAIKLIHPIEALCLHPVSSIVNNCRNNTPECIQPIELGVRKEAKPSASSKMMLNWLKTESPKKEGDAPESPERPPKKQQEGGAKRGSEGLMQAWLRKAESCEPAKKPRTH encoded by the exons ATGTGTGGCCGCACGGCGTGCACGCTGGCCCCGGTCGAGGTGAGCAGCGCCTGTGCTTATCGTGACCGGCACGGCAGGATCAGACGCCCGGCCTGGAGGGACAGAGACCAAGACAAGTACAGGCCTTCCTACAACAAGAACCCGCAGAGCAACAGCCCTGTGCTGGTCTCTCGCAGGCACTTCAGCAAG GATGCTGCGAGTGAGGAGCGTGTGATCGCAGCCATGCGCTGGGGCCTCGTCCCGTCCTGGTTCCGGGAGAGCGACCCCTCGAAGATGCAGTACAGCACCAGCAACTGCCGCAGCGACGGGATGATGCAGAAAAAGTCCTACAAG GACCCTCTGTTAAGGGGGAAGCGCTGTGTGATCCTAGCCGACGGCTTCTATGAGTGGAAGAGGCAGGACAAGGAGAAGCAGCCCTACTTCATCTACTTCCCCCAAGCCAAGAGGGACGAGGAGGAGCTGCTG GGTGTGGAGGGAGAGGACTCTGAGGAGTGGAGGGGCTGGAGGCTGCTCACAATGGCCGGCCTGTTCGATTGCTGGACCCCCCCAGGGGGAGGGGAGCCCCTGTACACCTACACCATCATCACTGTGGAGGCCTCCAGGGCAATGGACTGGGTGCACGACAG AATGCCTGCCATCCTGGATGGGGAGGAGGCAGTCAGACAGTGGCTGGATTTCGGAGCGGTCAAATCCCTTGAGGCGATCAAGCTCATTCACCCCATTGAAGCCCTCTGCCTTCACCCGGTCTCCAGCATCGTCAACAACTGCAGAAACAACACCCCAGAGTGCATCCAGCCCATTGAACTGGGGGTGAGGAAG GAAGCAAAGCCGTCCGCCAGCAGTAAAATGATGCTGAACTGGTTGAAAACGGAGTCTCCCAAGAAGGAAGGAGACGCCCCAGAGTCTCCGGAGCGTCCACCTAAAAAGCAGCAGGAAGGGGGAGCGAAGAGGGGCAGCGAGGGGCTGATGCAAGCCTGGctcaggaaagcagagagctgtgaGCCTGCAAAGAAACCACGAACACACTGA
- the LOC117411972 gene encoding histone H2A type 2-B-like, whose product MSGRGKAGGKARAKAKSRSSRAGLQFPVGRVHRLLRKGNYAERVGAGAPVYLAAVLEYLSAEILELAGNAARDNKKTRIIPRHLQLAIRNDEELNKLLGGVTIAQGGVLPNIQAVLLPKKTHTSKK is encoded by the coding sequence ATGTCTGGAAGAGGTAAAGCTGGAGGTAAAGCGAGGGCCAAAGCCAAGTCTCGTtcctccagggcaggactgcagttTCCCGTGGGTCGAGTGCATCGCCTGCTGAGGAAAGGCAATTACGCGGAGAGGGTGGGGGCCGGCGCGCCCGTCTATCTGGCCGCGGTTCTGGAGTACCTGTCGGCTGAAATCCTGGAGCTGGCCGGGAacgccgcccgggacaacaagaaaaccagaatcatcccgcgtcacctgcagctGGCCATCAGAaacgacgaggagctcaacaagctgcTAGGAGGTGTGACCATCGCGCAGGGGGGAGTCCTGCCCAATATACAAGCCGTCCTGCTTCCCAAGAAAACACACACCTCCAAGAAATAA
- the LOC117412423 gene encoding transcriptional adapter 3: MSELMDCPLQFHDFKPVDHGKVCPRYTAVLGRSEDDGIGIEELDTMQLELETLLSSASRRLRVLEAETQILTDWQDKKGDKRFLKLGKDAELGTPTKHGKPKKQRLDGKGSHGTGPGPGRPKSKNLQPKIQEYEFTEEPLDAPRIPKNDAPNRFWASVEPYCADITSEEIRVLEELLKPPEDEAEYYKVPPLGKHYSMRWAQEDLLEEQKDGARAAADRKKGILGALSELDSKDVDFMLKKSESQHEQPEDGTPFGPLTQRLLQALVEENIISPMEDSPIPEVSGKDLGADGASTSPRSQGKAFSVPHTKSLEARIKEELVSQGLLESEDRPAEDSEDEVLAELHKRQAELKALSAHNRARKQELLRLGREETKRQELRQRVRVSDNEVMDAFRKIMAARQKKRTPTKKEKDQAWKALKERESILKLLDG, translated from the exons ATGAGTGAGCTCATGGACTGCCCCCTGCAGTTCCACGACTTCAAGCCAGTGGACCATGGCAAGGTGTGCCCGCGGTACACGGCCGTGTTGGGCCGGTCCGAGGACGATGGCATCGGCATTGAGGAGCTGGATACCATGCAGCTGGAGCTGGAGACACTGCTGTCCTCCGCAAGCAGGAGGCTCCGAGTGCTGGAGGCAGAGACACag ATCCTGACGGACTGGCAGGACAAGAAGGGCGATAAGCGCTTCCTGAAGCTGGGCAAGGACGCGGAGCTGGGCACGCCCACCAAGCACGGCAAGCCCAAGAAGCAGCGGCTGGACGGCAAGGGCAGCCACGGGACAGGGCCCGGCCCCGGCAGGCCCAAATCCAAGAACCTGCAGCCCAAGATCCAGGAGTACGAGTTCACAGAGGAGCCACTCGACGCACCGCGCATCCCCAAGAACGACGCCCCCAACAG GTTCTGGGCGTCGGTGGAGCCGTACTGCGCTGACATCACCAGCGAGGAGATCCGCGTTCTGGAGGAGCTGCTGAAACCACCCGAGGATGAGGCAGAGTATTACAAG GTGCCTCCGCTGGGGAAGCACTACTCGATGCGCTGGGCTCAGGAGGACCTGCTGGAGGAGCAGAAGGATGGAGCCCGTGCCGCCGCCGACAGGAAGAAAGGCATACTGGGAGCACTGTCCGAGCTCGACTCCAAGG ACGTGGACTTCATGCTGAAAAAGTCAGAGTCTCAGCACGAGCAGCCAGAGGACGGCACACCCTTCGGCCCCCTGACACAGCGCCTCCTGCAGGCCTTAGTGGAG GAGAACATTATCTCCCCCATGGAGGACTCCCCCATCCCCGAGGTGTCTGGGAAGGACTTGGGGGCCGATGGGGCCAGCACCTCCCCCCGCAGCCAGGGCAAGGCATTCAG cgTGCCCCACACAAAGTCCCTGGAGGCGCGGATCAAGGAGGAGCTGGTCTCTCAGGGGCTGCTGGAGTCGGAAGACCGGCCGGCAGAGGACTCGGAGGACGAGGTGCTGGCTGAGCTGCACAAGAGACAGGCGGAGCTGAAAGCACTGAGCGCACACAACCGGGCCAGGAAACAAGAGCTGCTGAG GCTGGGCAGGGAGGAGACGAAGCGTCAGGAGCTGAGGCAGAGGGTGCGCGTCTCCGATAACGAGGTGATGGACGCCTTCCGCAAGATCATGGCGGCGAGACAGAAGAAGCGCACGCCCACCAAGAAGGAGAAGGACCAGGCCTGGAAAGCACTGAAGGAGAGGGAGAGCATCCTGAAACTGCTCGATGGGTAG